The stretch of DNA ACGGCGGGGTCGCCCGGATCCTCGCGGCGGCCAAGGCGGGGAATGCGGAAGCGCAGGGCAAGGCCGGGGCGCTCTACTTCGCGGGGCAAGGCGTCCCGCGCAATCTCGACAAGGCGCTGACGATGCTGTCGTCCGCGGCGCGCGCCGGGGACGCCTCGGCGCGGCGGGCGCTCGGCTTCGCCTGCGCCGACGCCGACGACACGCCGATCTTCGGCTCTGAGTTCGGCCGGCTGTACGAGGCCGCGGCGCGCGGCGACGCGCCGGCGGCGTTGAAACTCGCGGGGGCGTTCCGCTCCGGCCTCTGCGTCGGCCCGGACAACGACTGGACGACCTACTGGTACCGTCGCGCCGCGGCGCTCGGCGCGGAGTGCGCGACGTCCGAGCTGGCGCGCCTCGCCGCGGGCGAGGCGCCCCGCGAGGCCGACGGCCCGATTATCGTCGTGGGGAACGTTCAGGCGCCGACGCCGCTCTTCAAGGCGCCCGCCGAGTATCCGAAGAAGGCGCGCAAGGAAGGCGTCGAGGGGCGCGTGATCTTCCAAACGATGATCGACGAGAAGGGGGTCGTGCAGCGGGTGCAGATCCTGCGCCCGCTGCCCCTCCTCGCCGCCGCCGCCGTTTCCGCGGCGCGCCGCTGGCGCTTCTGGCCGGCCGTCCTCTGCGGCCGGCCCGTCAAGGTGCTCTTCACCCAGGTCATCGCCTTCAAGCTCGACCAGCCGGCGACGACCGCCGAACCGCCCGCGCCCGCGGCGCCCTGACGCGCGCCGCCGGACGAACCGCCGCACGAATCAACGAACGCACCAACGAACGCACCAACGAACGCGTAGGGGAGGCTGGCGCGCCCCGACGACCGTCGCCGCGCTCAAGATTCCACCGCGCCTGCCTCCCGAGGTGCATGACGCGCACCCTTGCCTTTGAGGCGTTGAACGGC from bacterium encodes:
- a CDS encoding TonB family protein, which translates into the protein MGRMTLAGIALMVAAAASGVAAAGDDGGVARILAAAKAGNAEAQGKAGALYFAGQGVPRNLDKALTMLSSAARAGDASARRALGFACADADDTPIFGSEFGRLYEAAARGDAPAALKLAGAFRSGLCVGPDNDWTTYWYRRAAALGAECATSELARLAAGEAPREADGPIIVVGNVQAPTPLFKAPAEYPKKARKEGVEGRVIFQTMIDEKGVVQRVQILRPLPLLAAAAVSAARRWRFWPAVLCGRPVKVLFTQVIAFKLDQPATTAEPPAPAAP